GCACTCTCTCCATGGCTGATGGTCAGAGTCACCAGGAGGTTCTTCCTTGGACCTCTGGTGATTCCTCTGGGTTCCCATCCAAGCCTGGATGGAAAGATGAGGGAAGGAGCCGATGAATCCCAGAGCTTCCCAGCTCAGCACAGAATCCAGCAAGGTGAGCGGCCTGGGATCCTGGGGGGCCGACAGTCAGGAGGGTTTGCTGGGCTCAGCCTCCTCCAAGGCCTCCCAGCCGCAGCCAATGCAAAAACACTTTTGTTCCCTGATTTCAGGCCTGGAGACCAAAAGGGGTGAGTGTGAGtctgagggtgggagggggagagggagtgagagaTGTAGGGTCTGAGCAGGAGGGAGCCAGGACAGACGGGGACCCTGGGcagccagagaggggaaggggtgtgGGAAACACAGGGCGTGGGGCAGGGCCGGCAGCGCTGGGAAAGGGAGCCTCGGGGAGGCCAGCGAGGCGCGGGAGAGGGAGGCCTCATACCAGACACTGTCTAGACGCAGCAATTATTGTCAGCTCGGAACACCCAGGCTCTGCCGGCTCAGCTGAAAGGGAGCTTAACAAAGAGCcgagagaggaagaaagcaggGAGAAAAGCGCCCGCGGAGCCGGCTCCTCGCCTGTCGGGCTCTTTCTCTGCCCAGCTTACCCCCCTTTGTGCTCCATCGATGTGAAAGCCAGCTCAGAGATGCCTGATGGGGACCCGGCTCCTCCTGGGCCCAGACGGCCAGGCCAGAGTCACTGTGTGGGttttggggagggagagaagggtgtCCTGGCGGGGAAATGCATTTTGCACTTGAGTTTCTTTATTTGGAGGGCGGTGGGAACCGAATCCCAAATCCCAGCAGGCCTGAGAATTTGAACCCTTCCTTTTGTGTAGGGCCAGTTACAAattcctctgagcctctgttttctcatctgcaaaataggaacAATACCACCACCTGACCCGTGGTAAGTCCAATTCTCTTCCACCTTGGAGGGCTGCAGCCCACACCCCTCATCGTCGTACTGATGGGGAAGCTTCAGGGCCCCAAGTGACCTGGGACAGGCCCCTTTCCTTGCTAAAGGCCTTACCTCCATAGTTTCTCTGCCTCtgccattattatccccattttgccgatgaagaaactgaggcacagaggccaGAGCTCTCAGCCAGCCAGGCAGCAATGGGTATGGATTCAGGTTTGTTCCTTAATCTTAACCATGACTTTATAATGTGTACCTGCCCTAGGGGGTTGGGTGCTAATGGTAAGTAGCAGGACTGATGGGAAAGCCACAGGTCCACGTGGTCCAAGAGTCTGAAGGTAGGGTCAGAGCTGCAGGTGGCCACAGCCCCCAGCCACTATCTGGAATCAGGCCTCAGCTGAGCCACTGGACCCTCATATTAAATGCAGCGCTAGGCTGAGCAGATCTGCCCTCCCATCCTGGGAGAGGAGCAACCTGGGCCCTGAGTGGGAAGTGGGCATGGGTGACCCTGGGTGGCTGCAACAAGGCCTCCTCGGAACCGTGCAGTAGTTAAAAGCATACAGACATTGCCCTCCAGCCAATAACCTAGCACCACCCACACCAGCTCCTTTGTTGGGGGGTGGTCAGATGCTGCTTCTGGGTTCCagaatgatgtgtgtgtgtgtgtgtgtgtctgtgtgtctgtgtgtgtgtatgtctaggGATTTCCAGAGCTGTGGCCAGGGGCTGAGGTCCTTCTCCATCCATCATCCCCCTGGTCTGGTCTGGCCTGGTCAGACCACTCTCTGGTCCTGCCTCAAGTGAAGGGCAGGACACTCAGTGCAagggacacacacacagttaCTCTCACTCACCCACCCCACAGGCTGTCCCAGAGGCGGGCTCATGACACGCCCCAGTCATACCCATCCCCCCTCCGGCCGTGGGGTGCAGGCACCAGCTGCCAGAGactcagcccctgcccgccctggTCACTGTTTGCTGGGTACCTACCCTCCCTGTGTCCTTCTTCTGTTCCCACATTTCCGCTGCTCAACACTGACTATAGGCTGACTTCAGACCCCTTTGCCTGCAGTCAAGGCCACCATGACCAGACTCAGCCCCTCTTTCTGGAAGATTCAGCACATCCCGAGGTACCACATGCGGTTCCCCTTGCCCTTCTCCTCTCTGCGCCTTTGTTCAAGCTGTTCCTGCAGCCTGTCCCCACCTTGTCCCAACACAAATGCCTGACCTCCTGTGAACCTGCTCCCTGGGCTGCCCTCTGTGGTAGGGGACagcccctgcctctctccttgCAGGAGCCAGAGCCTGGCACTTCCCTGACACCTTCTTGGTCTTCTTCAGCCCCACACCATGACACACCAACTCCTGTCCTCTGGACCTCCCGAATCACGTCCAAGGCCAGCCTCCCCTCTGTCTCAGAAGCCGCTGCCCCGGGCCAGGCTGCCATCACTCTCCTGGGACCTTGGTACCACTCCTGTATCCACTCTTGTCCCCTACAGCCCAAGTGAACTTTGCGGATCTGGTCTCCTCACTCTGCTctataaaacttccaaagcttCCGGTCGCCTCTAGGACAAGGGCCTTGCTTGGCCACACTGATCCTCTCTTGGGCCTTCAGGTCTGTGTCCTCGGGACCCCCATCCACGCCATCCCCACTCCCTCCACCAGACACTCTTCCCTTCGTCAGTTAGCCCCTCCGGTCCTCAGGCACCCCTCCTGCCTCCTCGGGGATCCCTCCTATGACCCCTGCAGAGATCAGGCCCTTGGGACCGGCCCCTTCAGCCCCCCCCCCCGTACAGTCCCCTCCCAGCCCACCGCCCTCTTGTCATTATTGGCTGCACTGTTCAGAACAGCCTGTGCAgccccagcctcccctgcaggACTGTGGGCCCCGTGCGGACCCGGCTATGTCCGTCCTGTTTgtcactgtgtccccagcaccctcCCCATAGGCCCCCTCACCGGGTTTGCTTTTCAGCTTGGCTCCACCCCAAGGCCGGAGAAAGGGAGCCCGAGGTCCCTTCTGCCCTGCTTCCGCCCTTCCCTCCAGGAACCCCTCCCTGCAGAGGCCGTGGGGTTTTCAGGGCAGCCctccttgccccccacccccagtgatcACCACCTGGACAAGGGCAAGTCACCAGGCTGCTGTGGGCTGGAGGGCACCCTGCCCCCCCACTCCCCAAGCCCCAGTGCCTTGCATAGCCCTGGGTTGGTGATACTCAAGAGGGCGCTGCTCTCAGCTCAGGCTTCGCAAGACCAGGATGGGTGGCCTGGGGGTGGGTCCAGCGGgagcacccccacccccagccagggGCCTGGGAGAGGAGCCAGAGGGGCGCAGGGAGGGGCTACAAGGGTGGCAGTGCCCTCTTCCACATCCATTCCCCTCCCAGAGACCCCTCACCCCCAGCTGGCTTCCCTCACTCCAGCTGGCCCAGTCTCTCCCTGCACTGATCCGACAGTCTGCCCCTTCTCCGCTTCTGCCTTCCCTCGCCCCTCTCTCCTGCTCgccttccctttccctccccctccccattccctttccctccccctccccattccctttccccatcctctcctctcctctgccatcctctcctcttttctctgaGTCCTTCTCCCTcgcctccttcctttcttcttcctgggtTAAAAATAATCAACTTTCTGGGAAGCAGCAGCCCCTGCTGAGCCGCCCTCCCCACACTTGGGAGCCCCTGAGAATAGCTTTCTGCGGTTCTCAACTCgagcccctcctctcccccaccgCCCCTCTCCCCGAGAGCTGACTAATAAGCCCGGCCCGGCAGCAAAGCCAGCTAGGCTAGAAAGGCTTTAACCACTTCGTGCCCAGACGGCGGGATCGGCGCTCGGCCCCCAGCAGGCCGGCCGGGATGGGGACCCCGGGTCGCGGGCAGCCCCGGAAGCCGGCCAGGCAGCAGCCAGACCCGAAGCTCTGAGCCGCACGTAGTAGACGCTCAATTAATTTTGGTGGTTCGATGAACTTTGACCTGTGACCACCAAACCGGCTCCTCCAGCTGCTTTTGCAGCTAACTTGGGCTTGGAGGCAGCGAAGCGACATCGCAGACACCCAGGGGATAGGGAGGGGCTGATACTTTGGGGTCACAAGGAGGGTGTGACTGGGCCGGTGAGTCTCCCTCCCCTTGGCCTGGCAGACTCCTTGCCCCCCCGCACTGGGCACTGCCTGAGGGGGGCCAGGACTGTGCCCGCTACAGTGTGGGCcaagggcagggaggggctgAAAACCGTCCTGGGATCCAAGAACGTCCACCGCTGGTCTGGTCTTCAGCGATCTTCTTgcaaaaggggaaactgagtcccGGAGAAGGCAGTACGTCTCCGGGTTCCTGCCGCAGACCTTAAGGGATGCAGGGCCACCCGAGACCCTCAGCTCCACCACAGGGGTTTCTACGGGTGTAAggctgcggggtggggggggggcgggggacatCAAGGTCAAAGGTGAGGGGTAGGTGGGGAGGGAAAGAACTCAAATCCTGCGAGGACCCCGCCGGCTCCGCCCACTCCGCGCGGTCCCGGCATTACCTCATCGCGGCGCGCGCCCATTGGCTGGTTCCCCCGGAGGCCGGCCCAATGCGGCGAAGCTCGTTAACCCTTCCCGCCCCGCGGACCTTGGCTGTGCCAGTTGTCCCCGCGGCCCCACGCGGCCTTCGGGAGTCCACGGGCCACGGAGACCGGGAAGGGTACTTGGGGGGCTGGCCCGCAGGCAGAGAGCTCAGTGGTTCGAGCACAAGTCAGTCAGCCTCTCTCGGGCCCCATCCTCctacaggctgtgtgaccttgggcaaacaacctcacctccctgagcctcctctgcttgttttctcagctgtaaaaagaagtGAATGATGTAACTCCTGTCCTTCCTAATTCCTTCCCCAGTACTTGCCAAGTGCCGGGCACACGTGGGCTCCGCGTTCCACATTGCCTCCTCACTGCAAGAGGTACACTTAGGATTATGGGttttcagaagaggaaagtgGCTCAGAGCAGAGAAGCgcctcccaaggtcacacagcaagaaagtgacagagctgggatttgacccCAAGCCTGTGTGCGTTCTGAGCCTGGATTCCTACCCAATGCAAGATACTGTTTCTGCTGGGAGGTGCTGCTTCTTGGAGCTCCTGGTCCCGCAGGAGGGACAGGACTCACATCCCCAGCCAGTCAGACCACGCACGAGGAGCCACTGTGACGTAATAACACCAGTGACAAGCTGGAGAGCCAGGGCCTCCAGGGAGCGAAGGCTTTCTGgagcaggaggggctggaggtgaACATTCAAACGGGGTGGCAGGAGGACCCTTGGATAAAGACAGAGGATGGATGTGCAGTGGGGGCACAGGAAGTTGGGTCTGGAAGCTCTGAAGAAGCCTGAAGCATCCCCTGCGGTCGACCTCCAGGTCCAGGGTCAGCCAGCTGACGCTGATGTGGAGCCCGGGAGGCTGCTCCTCTCTGGGCAGCACTGGAGGGCAGGAGTACAAGCAAAGGCCCACATACCTTGTGTCTAAGTATTTACAAGTTATAAATCAAGCTCACAAACtgctaaataaaatatgttctgtCCTCCTTCCTTGACAAATACACCTTCCTAAGGACAAACACACCTGGAAGGCTGGGTTTGTATTTAGAAGTCTCAGACTCCTGGGGTCCATGCTGGAAGTGGCAGCATGAGGAGAGGCAGCCGGGGCCTCCGGTTTCCACTCagcccctcttttctttctgcgCAGGTTTTGCTCTTTTCCATGAGGGGCTTTACGTGCTTGGGTGCTGACACTCCAGCCTGCATGAGTAAACTGCCCACACCCATTGCAAACAGCCACCTCTTGGCCACCCCTAGGGATTAGGGGTACCCAAACAGGCAGCTCAGACCACCCCCAGGAGGATGGACCCAGGAAGTGGGCTGGGGGGCACTGAGCAGGGAATTCCATGGTCTCAGGTGCCCAGATCACAGATTCCTTGCCCCATGAGGAAAGGCACAATCAGAAAAGGGCCAGAGTGCCGCTCTCTAGACTGGGACTGGGGTCTGAGGACACTGCTGTGGTCCCCGGGCGCTGCTGCAGACTGGGGTGGCCCAAGCTGGATGCAGCGCTTCCCCTCTTTTTGGAACTTGCTCCTGACCATCACTTCCAGCCATGCACGTGACCCTGCCCAGTTCCCAGGTGCCATCGCAGactcctcctccccaacccccaagcCCAATACTTACCAAGACCTAAGGAGCTTCCCACTTCAAGAAGTCAGCTCCCTTCACCCTGTGCCCACTACCCCTGCCCCAATCCAGGCTGGGCCCCCAGCTCCCActctctgcccacctccctgcCCAGTCTGCCCTCTATGTCCCCCAGACAGATCTTTCTAATATGCAAGCATGATTGAtcacttccttccctctctggctCTCCAGGCTTTCAGAGTAGCATTCCCAGGCTCTGGATATCTGGCTCCCCTcagcttctcctcccctcccatcaCCTTTGGTTCTAAGATCCAGCCATTTGGACCTTCTCTCCAGTCTGGACAGCTTTATGTCCTTTCTGCCCCAGGGTCTTCAGGCATGTCATTCCCCCCGCCTAGAAATGCTTTCTGCTCTTCATTTTGCCAATCTCAGCTTAAGAGTCCCCTCTCCATGGCACCCTGCCTGAATCCCCGGATCAGCAGAAGTGACACCGTAATGAGCTGGTTCTCTCTGGAGTTACCCATTTCAGGTGTTTCGCATCTGGATTGTAGGCACCAGGAGGGCAGACttggtctgtcttgttcactgctccaTCTTCAGTGTTGGCAGAGTGACTGGCCCAGAGTAGGTGACACTGAAAGTTCATTGGACAGATGGGTCTGCACTGGGCTAGAAATCAGGAGACtgacgggaattccctggtggtccagtggttaggactcagcactttcaatgatggggcccaggttcaatccctggtagggaacCAAGCTCCTGCAAGCtgcgaggtgcagccaaaaaaaaaaaaaatagaaatcaggaAACTGAGAATGACAGTATCCATTGCACACTGTATACCAAGCCCTGTTTTTATTCATAGTGTATGCTTATTTCTCACAACCATTTTTGAAATAGGAACTATTATTCTTCCCATTCTACagaatgagaacactgaggcacagagggttcAGAGACTTAGGCTCACAGCTGGCAAGCAACAGACCCAGATTTGAACCTGGGCAGTTGAGTTCCAAAGCTCAACCACCTCCCTCTTCCCATCTAGTCCCAGCTGGGCCAGTACCTTGCTGTGGGTCCCTGGGCCAGTGTCTCTACCTCTCTGAGCTGAAGATTTTCTGTCTGTGCAACATAGGGTTGCCAAAGTGGTGATCTCTGAGCTCTCTTCCAGGCTGACACCCTGGGGTCTCATGATGCTTCCTGGGAAGTTCCCCTGATGATCTGCCCTTTGGTGAGTACCTGCCCTCAGGCCCCGTCCCCAGGTCTCAGGCCAAGGCTCTCTGTGGGGGTCCTATGGGTGATGCCCAAGGAGTTGAATGGATGGAGAACAGTTGGGTGTGAGTTAGGCAAGGCAGGTGGGGGTGGTCAGTACTTAGAAGCTGTGGtcaattttcctttttcaatCAGTGAGCcccagaggcaggaggcagggccCATGGCTCCCCTCACCAACTTGACCCTGTGGTTCTAGAACTCATCTCTATTTGAAACGTTCCACCTCAGACAGGCAGGAGCCCGGAGTACTCGGCTGGGTAACCAAATTGTCTTGTCATCGTGGCCAGTTGGTGCTGGGTCTCCCCCTCACAGGGACTGCACATACCCTCCAGAAGCTGAGCTGCCAGGTACTGGGGTTCAGGCAGAGACAGGAGGCTAGTGGTCCAGGGGGCCTGAGCACAGCAGTCATGCCCAGGGGGCACTTGGAATAGACTCAAGCTTGGGTCCCCATGCCAGAGGGGACATTTCACCACATCTCAGGGACTCAtcacaacagccctgtgggaTATGTAcccattttccagaggaggaCACTACATGAAGActcagagaggggcagtgacttgcccaaagtcacacagccaggaggagGAGTCTCGATTTTGCTCTTAATCACTCTGCCCCCTGCTTCAGGCAAAGGTGTTCAAAACACAttcgtagggacttccctggtggtccagtggttaagacttcacgcttccagtgcaaggggctcaggttcgatccgtgctcggggaactaagatcccacatgctgagcgGTGcgccaaaaaaacaacaaaaaacaaacacgttCATAGACAGAATGAGTATGAGTGAAGTGATAAGAAAAGTTCTGGAAGAAACTCTGGGACACAAATGTAGGTCCACGTAAGGgagtggttttttggttttgttttttgtttttggccgcaccgcatggcttgcgggatctttgttccccgaccagggattgaacccgggccatggaagcggaagtgccaagtcctaaccactggaccaccagggaattcccaatgtaAGGGAGTGTTTATAAATGAGCATGAGTGCCCCTTCTTCACCATCCCAGCATCCCTCCTTTCCCGCTTTTCTCATGCTGCCTTCATGTATTCACTCCTTAGactctaagctccatgagggcagcagCTGATTCATTCCTCACCATGTACCCAGCACGTAATTCCATGCCGGGCACACAGAGGTGCCAGTGAACCCCGGTGAATGAAAATACAAGCGACTCCAAGAGCAGCACATGGCCgttccgcccccctccccccccccgcccccacgccTTCCGTGTGCCCTGGCCAGTCCTCTCCCCGCTCTggcctctgtttctccatctctGCCTATGGGGTGGTGCATGCCACCCTGAACCTGAGCTCAGGTGAGCTGCTGGGCTCCTGCTGGGCCAAGGGAGGGGCCCTAACACCCAAAGGGCAGTGGGGACGAGGGTGGATGCTGTGAGGTTCTAGGCTCATCTTCCCCATCTCCTTGAAGAAAGCGGGCAACTCAGTTCCTTCCCCACGTCTGCCTTTCTCCCCTCCTTATTCTCCTGACTCTCGTCACTCTCCAGGAGAGGCCCACCCTCCTTCTCTACAAGTAGCTCTACAGGCTACTTGTCAGGAACCCCAAGCaaacaccccacccccaggacttGGCACAAAGTGTCCCAGGGACCCAGTTTGCCAGAAGGGAAGGGCATGACCAGGACACTCAGTTGGGGAAGGGCTCACATAGGGGATGAGCTGCACATACCAAAGCTCAGTTCACTCACAAACTCGGCCCAGCAGGAACCCGGTAGCCCTGAAATAACATCCACTCTGACACTTCTGAGTTTCTGCAAGGCACTTTCAGTgtgaccccattttacagatgagaaagttgagACTCTGGAGAGAAGTGACCTCAAGGCTCTGGTGCTGTTCAAGTCACCAAGTATTCCTGAGGCCCtggaggggtggtgggggtgaGAGGGGGTGGGGACGGGGAGCAACTAGACACTGTCCTTCCTCTCCAGTAGCTGTGGTCTGGGTGGGAGTGCGGCTGACCAAAGCCCAGGTAAGTGTGTGTGACCTGCAGGTGAGAGGGCCAGGCCTGGAGCAACTCTACTGGGAGTGAGGACAGCTCCTGGCACAAATGGGGGCAGGCACTCACTTGAGAGGACCTTGATGGAGGTGGGACTTGGACAATGTTGGCCATGGGAGGGGGTCAGGGGTCCAGGCAGTAACTGAGCAAGAGTTGGTGCAAGGCCCTGTGCTGgaatggaggagaaggaggatggGTCCCTGCCCTCACTGGAGTGGGGAGGGTAAATACCATGGCGGGGAAGCAAGATTAGAGTCTGtaggagcccagaggaggggcaCCACTGTTGaaaggtgtgtgtgtgaatgtgtgtgcgtTTATTGTGTGGTCAGGGTATGTAAGGTGTGCACATTGAATGGTCTGTGTGATATGGGTGGGGGGTGTGTCTGCGGCCTATGGCATATGGAGTGTGTACACAcgcaagcgtgtgtgtgtgtgtgtgtgtgtgcctttgtgtctgtgcctgtgtgctggtgtgtgtgttgtggggtgGTGGTAACTGGGACACTCCCCAGGGGAAGAGCTAAGGAGAGATGGCAGAGATGTTAACCAGGAAAATGGGGGAGCAGAGGAGGTGTTCCGGGCAGAGggagggaacagcatatgcaaaggcctcTAGGCAAGAAGCGGGTGCCCAGAGCACTGGAGCACTTGAAAGAGTTCCAGTGAGGCTGGGGGATGGGCAGGGCGGGTCTCTTTCTCTGATAGCTTGAGGGTGTGCCGGGCAGGAGTGTGGGtgagggttgggggggagggggtgcgcCGAGAGGGTTCAGCCACACTGaccaggcggggggggggggggggggggcctggaCCAGGGGCAGAtgctgggtggaggtggggctgcGTTTGCGGAACAGCCAGAGCCACGGCCATGCGCATCTGGGAAGCTGTGTGGTCTGGGATCCCGGACCTGAGCCTAATCCCGGCTCAGCCGCTGAGAGCAGTAGCCAGAAGGTTCTTAGTTTCCCGTCTATAAATTGGGTCCCGAGATTATATGTCAAAGACCCAAGAAAGAGCCTAAGAACTGTCCATGTTTTCAGTGCAGTCTGTGTGTCTCTGGTGAAGGGTGGGGTGGGCATTTGCTAACAAGCTTTCCCAGCACCCCAGGAGGCCGGAGATGCGGAAGATGGCAGCCCTGGCACAGGGCTCAACTGTTAGTACCTGGCCTGAGGGCACAGAGGAGGGCATGGGGTGGGCGacgagagccaggatttgaacccaagtgaCCGGACTCCAAAATGGCCCTCTCACCTGACTGCGGTAGGTTCATAATCTGGATCATGCGCTAACAGCTGCCCCAGAGCCTTCACACTGCATGgtcttttcttatatattttatccttttcttatttcttgctaGATTATCAGTCGtgctttagaaatgagaaaactggccaggactcaaacccaggcggACCTGCTCCAGAATGcgcccccttcccccaccttgtATGTATGCAGCCGGTTTTCCCAGCATATGCGGAAACGGCCCTCAACTGCAGGTGGCTAAGAGCCTGCGGCAAGGCAGAAAGGACTTGGGCCCGgaaacccagctctgctgcccaCGTGCCGTGTGACCTTGGGTCTCTTTCCACCTCTGGGCCTGGGGTCACTCAGCTGTGCAATTCGCTTACTGAGTCTGGGAAgatttgttgagcacctgctaAGTGGCAGATGAGACCGATGTCCAGAGAGCCtaaaggacttgcccaaggtcaagcaACCCGCATAAGGCGACTCCGGATTTGAACCTGGAACCCCAGTGTGTGCCCTTCAAGGCGGCCTACTCCACAGCCTCCAGGAGTGCTGTCCCCGCCCCTAGCGGCCCGCAGCGCGGGGCTCAGGGGCCCCACGCGGTTCCAGGCCCGGCCAGCGTGACGTCAGGCCGGGTCCAGCGGGGCCTAGCTCTGTACAAACAGACGACgcgggccgggccgggggcgGTGATGACTCAGGGCCCCGAGACGGCCGGGAAGCGGAAAGTTTTGTGCAGATGACATCACCGGGCCGCGAGGGCGGGAGGGGGCCGGCTCCGGAAAACGGCGGCCTGGCGGGCGGCCCGGCCTACGGCAGGGCACGGGAGGGCGCGGGCGGGGGGAACGCGGGGTCGTCACGCTCCGCCGCGCCGAAAAATACCGACCCCGCCACCCCCGGCCCCCCGCTCCCAGCCCCCGGCCCGGGATCCAGGCCCTGGAGCCCGATTCCGCGCTTGCCGGCGAGGAGCGGGTTCCACCCGCCTGCTAAGACGCCGCGCTCCCCAGCGCTCCGGAGGCAGCCGCATCCATCCTGCTGCGTCCCTGCATTTTAATTACCGCTGCATTAATATTCATGAGCCGGGACTCGAGGGGGACCGCGGGCTGTCATTTCCCTCGCCCGCGCACCCCCGCACCCCTCTTTCCCGGCTGAGTCGTGGGCTTTTTTCTCTcccgctcccagccccgcccgcgcCAACAGTTGGTGTACAGCCGATCTGGGGTGCGTGTGAGTGAGCATGAGTGTGAGCGGGTGTGGGTGCCGTGGGCAAGGGTAAGGGCCGGGTGGGGAGGACCTGAACGCGGCGTGGGGGGCGGAGTGGGAGGGTGGGATGTGCCTGCGGGGTCTAAGTGTAAACGTGTATGAGTGTGGTTGTGTGCCTGTGTGTCCGCTTGTGTGAACGTGTGTGCCCGAGGGAGCATGGGCCTGCAGGCACACGTGTAAGCCTGTGTgagggcctgtgtgtgtgtgagtgtcgCCTGTGTTTCTCCGGGCAATCCCAAGGGCTGTGTGTAAGTCTGGGGGAGGCAGCCGTGTGCACAGTCTGGCCTGGGGCTGGCAGAAGGGTCACAGGGTCTGACTGtacaatggggaaactgaggcctggggagaGGCTGGGCCTTGTCCAAAGTCACCCGCTTAGGGAGTGGCATGGAGGGCCCAGAACCCAGGGCCTGGGTGTTGGATGCTTTCTGCTCCCTGCTCTCCTGTGCCGTTGTTTACAACAATGGCAGACAGAAGGTGCTGAGCTGGCACCTCTCAAGTGCTCTCCCCAGCAAACCTGTGCCGCAGGGGCTCCATCAGGCCCCTTTGCAGACAAGGACACTGAGGCACTGGTCTAGCTGGTGAAGGGTGAAGCTGGAGCCCAGAGAGATGTCCAAGTCCACAGCCCCTGGCTTTAACAACCCTGCCATGCTGCCCCCCTGTGGAACTGTTTGTGGGGGGTCCCCTCTGGGATGATCCGGGGGTACCTGAAAGTTCTTCAGGACCGCCGGTGCTGCAAGGGCCCAGAAACATGGCTGCTTCACCGTGGTGCCCCCAACTTGCCTCCCCCTCCTTTGAAGCCTGCCCATGCACACCGCCCCGGCCCCGAGCCCAGGCACATCAGGGGCTCAACAGGACGCAGGAGGTCTTGCTCCACAAAGGAGCAGGCTGACAGACTTCAAGGCTCCTGGCCCTCCTCCTTGGGCCTGGGGTCagccactcactcactcactcattcattcattcatttgttcctcCAACTGATGcttaagtgcctactgtgtgccagttaCTGTTCTCGGCACTGGGGATTCTCTGAGTGTAGGAGGAACCCATGCCACTCTGTTCCTGGTGCTGGTCATCTCCACCCTGGGGTGGAGGTCTCTGGGCTCTAAGAGGGGGTTTTCTGTGCTCAGGCTCACTTGGGGTGGGGGTCTAGGGTACCTGTGCACAGAAGACAGTTTCCCACCCCCAGCCTAGCCACAGAGGTCCTCGTGCACACACACTGGGaaggccaggcagaaaagggcTGTCGTCGTGGGGCTAACGCAGAGCAGGGCAGACCAGGCTACGCAGCCTGGATCTTTGCTTCCCTCTCCTTCTGGAATGTGTCCTTCTCCTTCAACTAATCCCAGGGGCTGGCCAATACGTCTTTCCCTGGGTGAGGCAAGGCCTTCCTCCCACTCACGTCTACCCTGCCCCAGTCCTGCCCTTCTGAGCACCCAGAACCAGCTGTTTCCTCCTCTCCGCCCACACGGGGCTGGGCTGGAACTC
The window above is part of the Eubalaena glacialis isolate mEubGla1 chromosome 9, mEubGla1.1.hap2.+ XY, whole genome shotgun sequence genome. Proteins encoded here:
- the LOC133098092 gene encoding uncharacterized protein LOC133098092; amino-acid sequence: MSLTPVETPVVELRVSGGPASLKVCGRNPETYCLLRDSVSPFARRSLKTRPAVDVLGSQDGFQPLPALGPHCSGHSPGPPQAVPSAGGQGVCQAKGRETHRPSHTLLVTPKYQPLPIPWVSAMSLRCLQAQVSCKSSWRSRFGGHRSKFIEPPKLIERLLRAAQSFGSGCCLAGFRGCPRPGVPIPAGLLGAERRSRRLGTKWLKPF